A single region of the Apodemus sylvaticus chromosome 7, mApoSyl1.1, whole genome shotgun sequence genome encodes:
- the Rps25 gene encoding 40S ribosomal protein S25 has protein sequence MPPKDDKKKKDAGKSAKKDKDPVNKSGGKAKKKKWSKGKVRDKLNNLVLFDKATYDKLCKEVPNYKLITPAVVSERLKIRGSLARAALQELLSKGLIKLVSKHRAQVIYTRNTKGGDAPAAGEDA, from the exons ATG CCGCCCAAAGAcgacaagaagaagaaggatgcCGGAAAGTCGGCCAAAAAAGACAAAGACCCAGTAAATAAATCTGGTGGCAAGGCCAAAAAGAAG AAGTGGTCCAAAGGCAAAGTTCGGGACAAGCTGAACAATCTCGTCCTGTTTGACAAAGCTACATATGACAAGCTCTGTAAGGAAGTTCCCAACTATAAGCTTATTACTCCAGCTGTGGTCTCTGAGAGACTGAAGATTCGAGGTTCCTTGGCCAGGGCAGCCCTTCAGGAGCTACTTAGTAAAG GACTTATCAAGCTGGTTTCCAAGCACAGAGCCCAAGTAATTTACACCAGAAACACAAAGGGTGGAGATGCGCCAGCTGCTGGTGAAGATGCATGA
- the Trappc4 gene encoding trafficking protein particle complex subunit 4 codes for MAIFSVYVVNKAGGLIYQWDSYSPRAEAEKTFSYPLDLLLKLHDERVLVAFGQRDGIRVGHAVLAINGMDVNGKYTADGKEVLEYLSNSANYPVSIRFGRPRLTSNEKLMLASMFHSLFAIGSQLSPEQGSSGIEMLETDTFKLHCFQTLTGIKFVVLADPRQAGIDSLLRKIYEIYSDFALKNPFYSLEMPIRCELFDQNLKLALEVAEKAGTFGPGS; via the exons ATGGCGATTTTTAGCGTATACGTGGTCAACAAAGCCGGCGGCCTGATTTACCAGTGGGACAGCTACTCGCCACGGGCTGAGGCTGAGAAAACATTCAGCTACCCGCTGGACCTGCTGCTGAAACTGCACGACGAACGTGTGCTGGTTGCTTTCGGCCAGCGCGACGGCATCCGGG TGGGCCATGCAGTATTGGCCATCAATGGCATGGATGTAAATGGTAAGTACACGGCGGACGGGAAAGAAGTGCTGGAGTATCTGAGTAACTCTGCGAATTACCCGGTTTCCATTCGATTCGGCCGGCCCCGCCTTACCTCCAACGAGAAGCTTATGCTGGCCTCAATGTTCCACTC GCTCTTTGCCATTGGTTCCCAGCTATCTCCGGAACAGGGCAGTTCAGGCATTGAGATGCTGGAAACAGATACATTCAAACTGCACTGCTTCCAAACACTGACAG GGATCAAGTTTGTGGTCCTGGCAGATCCTAGGCAAGCTGGAATAGATTCTCTTCTCCGAAAAATTTATGAAATTTACTCAGACTTTGCCCTCAAGAATCCATTCTACTCCTTGGAAATGCCTATCAG ATGTGAGCTGTTTGACCAAAACCTGAAGCTAGCTCTAGAGGTGGCTGAGAAGGCTGGCACTTTTGGACCTGGGTCATAG
- the Slc37a4 gene encoding glucose-6-phosphate exchanger SLC37A4, with the protein MAAQGYGYYRTVIFAAMFGGYSLYYFNRKTFSFVMPSLVDEITLDKDDLGLITSSQSAAYAISKFVSGVLSDRTSARWLFSSGLLLVGLVNVVFSWSSTAPVFAALWFLNGLAQGLGWPPCGKILRKWFEPSQFGTWWAVLSTSMNLAGSLGPILATILAQSYSWRSTLALSGALCVVVSFFCLLLIHNEPADVGLRNLDPAPSKGKKGSSKEESTLRDLLLSPYLWVLSTGYLVVFGVKTCCTDWGQFFLIQERGQSALVGSSYISALEVGGLVGSIAAGYLSDRAMAKAGLSVYGSPRHSLLLLMMAGMAASMFLFRVTVTSDSPKIWILVLGAVFGFSSYGPIALFGVIANESAPPNLCGTSHAIVGLMANVGGFLAGLPFSTIAKHYSWGTAFWVAEVICIASTGVFFLLRNIRTKMGRVSKKAE; encoded by the exons ATGGCAGCCCAAGGCTACGGCTATTATCGAACTGTCATTTTCGCAGCCATGTTTGGCGGCTACAGCCTGTACTACTTCAACCGCAAAACCTTCTCCTTTGTCATGCCTTCCTTGGTGGACGAGATCACTCTGGACAAGGACGATCTGG GGCTCATCACCAGCAGCCAGTCGGCAGCCTACGCCATCAGCAAGTTTGTGAGTGGGGTGCTGTCAGATCGGACGAGTGCCCGCTGGCTCTTCTCCTCGGGGCTGCTCCTGGTTGGTCTGGTCAACGTGGTCTTCTCCTGGAGCTCCACAGCGCCAGTCTTTGCTGCTCTCTGGTTTCTTAATGGCCTGGCACAGGGGCTAGGCTGGCCCCCCTGTGGGAAGATCCTGAGGAAG TGGTTTGAGCCCTCCCAGTTTGGGACTTGGTGGGCTGTGTTGTCAACCAGCATGAACCTGGCTGGAAGTTTGGGACCTATCCTGGCAACGATCCTTGCCCAGAGCTACAGCTGGCGCAGCACCCTGGCCCTGTCTGGGGCACTGTGCGTGGTTGTCTCCTTCTTCTGTCTGCTGCTCATCCACAACGAACCTGCTGATGTTGGACTCCGAAATCTGGACCCTGCCCCCTCCAAGGGCAAAAAGG GCTCATCCAAGGAGGAGAGCACCCTACGAGATCTGCTGCTGTCCCCCTATCTCTGGGTGCTGTCCACTGGCTACCTCGTGGTCTTTGGAGTAAAGACTTGCTGTACAGACTGGGGCCAGTTCTTCCTTATCCAGGAGAGAGGGCAATCCGCTCTTGTGG GTAGTTCCTACATCAGTGCCTTAGAGGTTGGAGGCCTTGTAGGCAGCATTGCAGCTGGCTACCTGTCAGACAGAGCCATGGCAAAG GCAGGGCTGTCTGTGTATGGGAGCCCTCGCCACAGTCTGTTGCTGCTCATGATGGCTGGCATGGCGGCATCCATGTTCCTCTTCCGGGTAACGGTGACCAGTGACTCACCCAAG ATCTGGATCCTGGTGTTGGGAGCCGTGTTTGGTTTCTCTTCTTATGGTCCCATTGCCTTGTTTGGAGTCATAGCCAATGAGAGTGCACCTCCCAACTTGTGTGGAACCTCTCATGCTATTGTGGGGCTCATGGCCAATG TGGGTGGATTTCTGGCTGGGTTACCCTTCAGCACCATTGCCAAGCACTATAGCTGGGGAACGGCCTTCTGGGTGGCAGAAGTGATTTGTATAGCCAGCACAGGCGTCTTCTTCTTGCTTCGAAATATCCGCACCAAGATGGGCCGAGTATCCAAGAAGGCAGAGTGA